In Cicer arietinum cultivar CDC Frontier isolate Library 1 chromosome 7, Cicar.CDCFrontier_v2.0, whole genome shotgun sequence, a single window of DNA contains:
- the LOC101499825 gene encoding probable polyol transporter 6, which produces MDQGDKENQKTTLNKYAFGCAIVASMISIVSGYDTGVMSGAMLFIKEDIGISDTQQEILAGILNLCALVGSLAAGRTSDYIGRRYTIFLASILFMIGSILMGYGPNYAILMVGRCVCGVGVGFALMIAPVYSAEISSASSRGFLTSLPELCIGIGILLGYISNYFLGKYLSLKLGWRLMFGIVTLPSLLLAFAILAMPESPRWLVMQGQFGKARKVLLKVTNSSEEAELRFNDIKIAAGLDQNCNDENVKLPQRAHHGEGVWKDLILRPTPSVRWMLIAAIGIHFFEHATGIEAVMLYSPRIFKKAGVTSKEKLLLATVGVGLTKIVFLLIALFLLDKVGRRRLLQISTAGMICGLTVLGFSLTMVERSNEKVLWALTLSIVATYSYVAFFNIGLGPVTWVYSSEIFPLKLRAQGASIGVAVNRTMNAVVSMTFISIYKAITIGGSFFMFAAVSVLAWVFFYFFLPETKGKALEEMEMVFSQKSTGKNVEMGNDPIHNV; this is translated from the exons ATGGATCAAGGTGACAAAGAAAACCAAAAAACTACCCTCAACAAATATGCCTTTGGTTGTGCCATTGTAGCTTCAATGATATCCATCGTATCTGGTTACG ATACTGGTGTTATGAGTGGAGCAATGTTATTCATAAAAGAAGACATAGGAATAAGCGACACACAACAAGAGATACTAGCAGGAATATTAAACCTATGTGCATTAGTAGGATCATTAGCCGCCGGAAGAACCTCCGATTACATCGGCCGTCGTTACACGATCTTCTTAGCCTCCATACTCTTCATGATTGGTTCAATTCTAATGGGATATGGTCCAAACTATGCAATTTTAATGGTTGGAAGATGTGTTTGTGGTGTAGGTGTTGGTTTTGCACTTATGATAGCACCAGTTTATTCAGCTGAAATTTCCTCTGCTTCTTCTAGAGGTTTTTTAACCTCTTTACCTGAACTATGCATTGGAATTGGAATTTTATTAGGTtacatttcaaattattttttgggGAAATATTTGAGTTTGAAACTTGGTTGGAGATTAATGTTTGGTATTGTAACATTACCTTCACTTTTATTAGCTTTTGCTATTTTAGCAATGCCTGAGTCACCTAGGTGGTTAGTTATGCAAGGGCAATTTGGGAAAGCTAGAAAAGTTTTATTAAAAGTTACTAACTCTTCAGAAGAGGCTGAACTTCGTTTCAATGATATTAAAATTGCCGCGGGATTAGACCAAAATTGTAACGATGAAAATGTGAAATTACCACAAAGGGCACATCATGGTGAAGGTGTTtggaaagatttaattttgagGCCTACACCTAGTGTTAGATGGATGTTAATTGCTGCAATTGGTATTCATTTTTTTGAACATGCAACTGGAATTGAAGCTGTTATGTTATATAGTCCAAGAATTTTCAAAAAAGCTGGTGTTACAAGTAAAGAAAAGCTTTTGCTTGCAACGGTTGGTGTTGGGTTaacaaaaattgtttttcttttaattgctTTGTTTTTGCTTGACAAAGTTGGTAGAAGACGGTTATTGCAAATAAGCACTGCTGGAATGATTTGTGGGCTTACTGTATTGGGCTTTAGCTTAACCATGGTGGAACGTTCCAATGAAAAGGTTTTATGGGCTTTGACACTTAGTATTGTGGCGACTTATTCTTATGTTGCTTTCTTTAATATTGGGCTTGGGCCTGTTACTTGGGTTTATAGTTCGGAGATATTTCCTTTGAAGTTGAGGGCACAAGGGGCAAGTATTGGTGTTGCTGTGAATAGGACAATGAATGCTGTTGTTTCAATGACTTTTATTTCGATTTATAAAGCTATCACTATTGGTGGAAGTTTTTTCATGTTTGCTGCTGTGTCTGTCTTGGCTTGggtttttttctatttttttctacCTGAAACTAAAGGGAAAGCTTTGGAGGAAATGGAGATGGTTTTTTCCCAAAAATCAACTGGTAAAAATGTTGAAATGGGAAATGATCCAATACATAATGTCTag